The DNA region GCGAACGCGCCCCGGCTGCGGTGGCTGCAGCTCGCCTCGGTCGGGATCGACGACTATCTGGGCCTCGACTGGCCCGCTCTCGGCCGCCGGCTGACCGTCACCAACCTGGGCGATGTCTTCGCCGATCCGGTCGCGCAGTCGTGCCTCGCGGGAATCCTCGCGCTTCATCGCGGGATCGACCGGCTCTCCCGGCTGCGCGCCGAAGGCAGGTGGGCGAAGTCCGCCGTGCGGCCCCGGCTGCGTCTGCTGACCGGGGCCCGGGTCCTGGTGCTGGGCCGGGGGTCCATCGCCCGACGGTTCGCCGAACTGCTCGGCCCGTTCGGCTGCCACGTCTCGCACTTCGCACGCGGTTCCGGCGACATCCGTACCCTGGCCGGGCTCGATGAGCAGCTGCCGGGCTTCGACGTGGTGGTGGGGCTGCTGCCCGGGACGCCCGAAACGAGCGGACTGCTCGATGCGCGACGGCTGGCCCTGATGCGGCCGGGAGCCGTTCTGGTGAACGCCGGCCGGGGATCGCTGCTGGACGAGGAGGCCCTGGTGTCCGAGCTGGCCACCGGGCGGCTCGGCGGAGCGGTACTGGATGTCACCGGGGAGGAGCCGCTGCCTGCC from Streptomyces sp. NBC_01591 includes:
- a CDS encoding D-2-hydroxyacid dehydrogenase, which translates into the protein MPDTDRTGLYVELPLADADRARLRELGPGPVWFAEPGTTSEADARALADAGTALGNPRAAWVANAPRLRWLQLASVGIDDYLGLDWPALGRRLTVTNLGDVFADPVAQSCLAGILALHRGIDRLSRLRAEGRWAKSAVRPRLRLLTGARVLVLGRGSIARRFAELLGPFGCHVSHFARGSGDIRTLAGLDEQLPGFDVVVGLLPGTPETSGLLDARRLALMRPGAVLVNAGRGSLLDEEALVSELATGRLGGAVLDVTGEEPLPAGHPLWTCPGVVLTQHTAGGSTDESARVVDLFTDNWRRFHTGSPLRNPVQWSRGF